One part of the Salinivirga cyanobacteriivorans genome encodes these proteins:
- a CDS encoding GOLPH3/VPS74 family protein: protein MEKLKTNPEKLLLLACHPKKPYWLISKQVLNMGIAGTLMLDLVEAKAIDFDQKKVVVKSRPSGLTTAHEIVWKFVNERNKSRKAKRWINALSNKASHYRKPLFHLMEQQGMLRVENHQFLFIPYLKISVSDNVTRDNLMASLKKKVEGPEPLTTSEASLMSVVYAIKLFKPFEKKISDRKVFKKKVKQKIAENPVAEGIQDAIQEMQAAVAAASVAAIAGSSASAGG from the coding sequence ATGGAAAAACTAAAGACCAACCCCGAAAAATTGTTGTTGCTTGCCTGTCACCCTAAAAAGCCGTATTGGTTAATATCCAAACAGGTTTTGAACATGGGCATTGCAGGAACCTTAATGCTAGATTTAGTTGAAGCCAAAGCCATTGATTTTGATCAGAAAAAGGTTGTTGTAAAATCACGGCCCTCCGGTTTAACTACTGCACATGAAATAGTCTGGAAATTTGTAAATGAACGAAATAAATCCAGAAAGGCAAAGCGGTGGATCAATGCCTTATCGAATAAAGCATCGCATTATCGCAAGCCATTATTTCATTTAATGGAGCAGCAAGGAATGCTCAGGGTCGAAAATCACCAATTTTTGTTCATTCCTTATCTGAAAATTTCGGTTTCGGATAATGTAACAAGAGATAATTTGATGGCGAGCCTGAAGAAAAAAGTAGAAGGCCCTGAACCTCTCACCACCTCAGAAGCGAGTTTGATGAGCGTAGTTTATGCCATTAAGCTTTTTAAGCCATTTGAAAAGAAAATTTCTGACAGGAAAGTTTTTAAGAAGAAGGTTAAACAAAAGATCGCAGAAAATCCTGTTGCAGAGGGAATTCAGGATGCAATACAGGAAATGCAGGCTGCAGTTGCGG
- the msrA gene encoding peptide-methionine (S)-S-oxide reductase MsrA, protein MKSYFKTIIMVWLMAMSFTNTINANNMSTEEKTIVLGGGCFWCIEAVFNMTKGVSSAVSGYAGGHTSDPSYQEVTTGSTGHAEVVKITYNPETISLEQILDIFFTIHDPTQLNRQGADIGTQYRSAIYYTNQEDMKIIDQVIEGLNASDQYDKKAVTEVKPLDRFYKAEVSHQDYYEKNEFAPYCSYVIKPKVRKFKTKYPDLKLK, encoded by the coding sequence ATGAAAAGTTATTTTAAAACAATAATAATGGTATGGCTTATGGCCATGTCTTTTACGAATACGATTAATGCAAATAATATGAGTACAGAAGAAAAAACAATAGTTCTGGGTGGTGGTTGCTTTTGGTGTATTGAAGCAGTTTTTAATATGACAAAGGGCGTTTCATCTGCTGTTTCTGGTTATGCAGGTGGACATACCAGCGATCCCAGCTATCAGGAGGTAACCACCGGGAGTACGGGGCATGCTGAGGTGGTTAAAATTACATACAACCCCGAAACAATTTCACTTGAACAAATTCTAGATATATTTTTTACTATTCATGATCCAACTCAACTGAATAGGCAGGGTGCTGATATAGGCACGCAGTACCGATCGGCCATTTATTATACAAACCAGGAGGACATGAAAATTATTGATCAGGTAATTGAAGGGTTGAATGCAAGTGACCAGTATGATAAAAAGGCTGTTACGGAAGTTAAACCGCTTGACAGGTTCTATAAGGCAGAGGTCAGCCATCAGGATTATTATGAGAAAAATGAATTTGCCCCATATTGTAGCTATGTGATTAAACCAAAGGTGCGTAAATTCAAAACTAAATACCCTGATTTAAAATTAAAGTAA